AAGGTCTTCAATTTTTTCGCCGATACCGATATACTTTACAGGGATCTTAAACTGATCTGAAATCCCGATAACAACGCCACCTTTGGCCGTACCATCGAGTTTGGTAAGCGCCAGAGCGTTTACCTCGGTAGCTGCCGTAAACTGCCGTGCCTGCTCTATGGCGTTTTGGCCGGTGGAGGCATCCAGCACCAGCAAAATTTCATGCGGGGCATTGGCCACCACTTTTTTCATCACCATTTTTATCTTGGTCAGCTCGTTCATCAGGCCAATTTTGTTGTGCAGCCGTCCGGCAGTGTCGATGATCACCACATCATAATTTCCGGCAACAGCCGATTTGAGTGTATCGAAGGAAACAGAGGCCGGATCGGCGCCCATTCCCTGACTTACGATAGAAACGCCGGCACGCTCTGCCCAAATAGTGAGCTGATCGACGGCAGCAGCTCTAAAAGTATCGGCAGCGCCCAGAAGCACTTTTTTTCCGGCGCTTTTAAATTGGTGCGCAAGCTTGCCTATGGTGGTAGTTTTACCTACACCATTTACGCCCACCACCATAATAACATAGGGTTCAGGACGTGGGGCAAAATCGAATGGGAGCAAAACCCCACTTTCATTTTCAGCAAGCAGTCCGGCAATCTCTTCTTTCAACAAGCGATTGAGTTCGGAAGCGCCCACATACTTATCGCGGGCCACGCGTGCCTCAATGCGCTCGATGATCTTCAGCGTGGTGGTTACACCCACGTCGGAAGTAACCAGGATTTCCTCCAAATTGTCGAGCACCTCGTCGTCGACCTTGGTTTTTCCGGCAACGGCTTTTGTAAGTTTCGAAAACACGCTGGCCTTGGTTTTCTCCAGGCCCTCGTCGAGTTTCTCTTTTTTCTTTTTCGAAAACACATTAAAAAGTCCCATAATTCGGTGGTTTTATTTTTTGTTTGTACCCATACAAAAAAAGCCTTCCCCGGTAGCGGAAAAGGCTCATCTATCATTTCCCGGTAAGGGAACGATATTATTTTTTACCAATGAACTCCTGCACCTTATCGTTAGGAATTATGTCTTCCTTGAAGGTGTATGCTCCGGATTTTGCAGATTTTACAACCTGTATCACCTTTGCGAAGTCCTTACTGATAGATTGCAGCGAAGCAACAACTTTCTTTGCCATATCGTACTATTTTTATTTGATTTCTCTGTGAACGGTCATTTTTTTCATAATCGGATTGTACTTCTTCAGTTCCAATCTTTCCGGTGTATTCTTCTTGTTTTTAGTAGAGATGTACCGTGATGTTCCGGGCAAACCACTGGTTTTGTGCTCGGTGCATTCCATGATTACCTGGATGCGTGCGTCTTTAGATTTTTTTGCCATTTGTCTGTTTCCTTCAATATTTTTCTGGCCGGCAAAAGTAGTTACTAATTTTTAGATGGCCAATTTATTTTCTGATTTTTTTTTAAAAGAACTCAATTTTAACTATTCATCGAAATTAAAAACTCTTCGTTTGTCTGTGTAAATCGCATC
This genomic window from Bacteroidales bacterium contains:
- a CDS encoding DUF4295 domain-containing protein — its product is MAKKVVASLQSISKDFAKVIQVVKSAKSGAYTFKEDIIPNDKVQEFIGKK
- the rpmG gene encoding 50S ribosomal protein L33 is translated as MAKKSKDARIQVIMECTEHKTSGLPGTSRYISTKNKKNTPERLELKKYNPIMKKMTVHREIK
- the ftsY gene encoding signal recognition particle-docking protein FtsY translates to MGLFNVFSKKKKEKLDEGLEKTKASVFSKLTKAVAGKTKVDDEVLDNLEEILVTSDVGVTTTLKIIERIEARVARDKYVGASELNRLLKEEIAGLLAENESGVLLPFDFAPRPEPYVIMVVGVNGVGKTTTIGKLAHQFKSAGKKVLLGAADTFRAAAVDQLTIWAERAGVSIVSQGMGADPASVSFDTLKSAVAGNYDVVIIDTAGRLHNKIGLMNELTKIKMVMKKVVANAPHEILLVLDASTGQNAIEQARQFTAATEVNALALTKLDGTAKGGVVIGISDQFKIPVKYIGIGEKIEDLQIFNKNEFVDSLFAS